From the bacterium genome, one window contains:
- the ispE gene encoding 4-(cytidine 5'-diphospho)-2-C-methyl-D-erythritol kinase translates to MKVLAPAKINLFLEVGEKKEKFHPIVSLITPISLSDIVEIEKSKKTEIIFHSKWEIPVDNTVKKTLDLLETKFKTDIPVKIDIWKRIPPGSGLGGGSSNAAVVLENVIQMFNLDISEKEMLKIALNVGSDVPFFIYKNLSIVSGYGEIVKPVKNYIPTYYFLLLVPPIRISTKDVYEQLDKKREFGNLTNGLKKIKILVGLLREREFEKAESIMYNRLEKPCFEIWEEGKEVMKEIEKMSGRKFFLSGSGGSLFSIFREKREAETIKLGDVAVGWDFFIIECFNNSKIKEEINGNNRNQNFARYKSE, encoded by the coding sequence ATGAAAGTTCTTGCACCGGCAAAAATTAATTTATTTCTTGAAGTAGGAGAAAAGAAAGAAAAGTTTCATCCTATTGTTTCTTTAATTACCCCTATTTCTCTTTCAGATATTGTAGAAATTGAAAAATCAAAAAAAACAGAAATTATTTTCCATTCTAAATGGGAAATTCCTGTTGATAATACAGTTAAAAAAACATTGGATTTATTGGAAACAAAATTCAAAACAGACATTCCAGTTAAAATAGATATATGGAAAAGAATACCTCCTGGTAGTGGACTTGGTGGTGGTAGTTCAAACGCTGCTGTTGTTCTTGAAAATGTTATTCAAATGTTCAATTTGGATATTTCAGAAAAAGAGATGCTAAAAATTGCTCTTAATGTTGGTTCAGATGTTCCTTTCTTTATTTATAAAAATTTATCAATAGTAAGTGGATATGGTGAGATTGTAAAGCCAGTGAAAAATTATATTCCAACTTATTATTTCTTATTACTTGTTCCACCTATCAGAATATCAACTAAGGATGTGTACGAACAATTAGATAAAAAAAGGGAATTTGGTAATTTGACAAATGGATTAAAAAAAATTAAAATTCTTGTCGGCTTATTAAGAGAAAGAGAATTTGAAAAAGCAGAAAGCATAATGTATAACAGATTAGAAAAGCCCTGTTTTGAAATATGGGAAGAAGGAAAGGAGGTGATGAAAGAAATTGAAAAAATGTCGGGAAGAAAATTTTTTCTCTCGGGAAGTGGTGGAAGTTTATTTTCTATTTTTAGAGAGAAAAGAGAGGCAGAAACAATAAAATTAGGTGATGTTGCTGTTGGCTGGGATTTTTTTATAATTGAATGCTTTAACAACTCAAAGATAAAGGAGGAAATAAATGGAAATAACCGAAACCAGAATTTCGCTCGTTACAAATCCGAGTAG
- a CDS encoding SpoVG family protein has translation MEITETRISLVTNPSSRLRAYASVTFDNQFVIRDIRVIEGKKGLFVAMPSKKIQRPCPKCGFKNPVGNKFCGSCGSALNPVEEQRLSPSRQHKDLAHPIKSEFRDYIQKKVLEEYEKEKANPTKNNRS, from the coding sequence ATGGAAATAACCGAAACCAGAATTTCGCTCGTTACAAATCCGAGTAGTAGATTAAGAGCATATGCCTCTGTTACCTTTGATAACCAATTTGTAATAAGAGATATAAGAGTTATTGAGGGTAAAAAAGGGCTTTTTGTTGCAATGCCAAGTAAGAAAATTCAGAGGCCATGTCCTAAATGTGGATTTAAAAATCCCGTAGGTAATAAGTTTTGTGGTTCTTGTGGTTCTGCCTTAAATCCTGTTGAGGAACAGCGTCTTTCACCTTCCCGACAACATAAAGACCTTGCTCATCCAATAAAAAGCGAGTTTAGAGATTATATCCAGAAGAAAGTGCTTGAAGAATATGAGAAGGAAAAGGCAAATCCGACAAAAAACAATAGAAGTTAA